The sequence CGCCGGCGGCAGCGGCGCCGCGGCCCCAAGCCTGCCCCGAGACCCGGCGCGGCCAGTGCCCGGGACGGGACCCGGGCGGCGCGGAGGTCGGGAGGAAGCCGCGCGGAGCCCCGGCGCCGAGCTCCGAGGCCCAGCGGCCTGGGCCGCGTCACCGCAGCCACATGGCCTCGGGAGGGGGCGCGGCCTTCGAGGAGCTGCCGCACGACGGCACGTGTGACGAGTGCGAACCCGACGAGGCCCCGGGGGCCGAGGAAGTGTGCCGAGAGTGCGCCTTCTGCTACTGCCGCCGCCACGCCGAGGCGCACGGGCAGAAGTTCCCCAGCCACCACCTGACCCCGTACGTCCACGGCGCTGCCCAGGCCTGGACCGCCGGGGCCCCGGGGCGGGGCGACGCGAAGGAAGAAGCCGGGGCCAAGGTGGAGAATGAGCGGGATCTAGAGAgcgaggtgggggaggagagcgAGTCCGAGGAAGACAGTGAATCGGAAGAAGAGAGCGAGACGGAGgaggagagtgaggaggagagcGATGAGGAGAGTGAAGAGGACAGTGAGGAGGAGATGGAGGACGAGCAAGAGAGCGAAGCAGAGGAAGACAACCAAGAAGGAGAATCCGAGGCGGAGGGAGAAACGGAGGCAGAAAGTGAGTTTGACCCAGAAATAGAGATGGAAGCGGAGAGAGTGGCCAAGAGGAAGTGTCCGGACCATGGGCTCGATTTGAGCACCTATTGCCAGGAAGATAAGCAGCTCATCTGTGTCCTGTGCCCTGTCATTGGGACTCACCAGGGCCACCAGCTCTCCACCCTCGACGAGGCCTTCGAAGAACTAAGAGTAAGTATTGGGCATTCAGAGCATGGACCTAGAGGTCAGGACACCTGGGTTTCAGCTCACGTGGCCTCCTCGTGGCCACATTTGCCTTCACCATGACCTTAAAAAGCTAGTGTAGTCACGTAATTGAGGCAGGGCTTACTTACCCTCTTTTGGGTTGAACTCCTTTGAGAATCAGTTGCAACTTCTGCACTCTGACTTGAggaaaatatatgtacacacgAAGCCTAGTGTACGATTTCTGGAAAATTGCCAGCCTCTGGTCCCTGGATCCCAGTTAAAGCATTCTTTGGGAGTGTTGACCCCATAAGCCAATTCCCACAGCATCACCATTGTTGAGACTAGTGCCTGGACCCCGGTAAGGCAGTCTCTTTGCCTCCTTGAGAATATGGGAAACTGGGCCTCAGCCAGATGAACCCAAGCAGACGGTTCCTTTGAAGTGAAGAGGTGGTGGTTTCCATATTAAG comes from Mustela erminea isolate mMusErm1 chromosome 9, mMusErm1.Pri, whole genome shotgun sequence and encodes:
- the TRIM44 gene encoding tripartite motif-containing protein 44 isoform X1, which codes for MASGGGAAFEELPHDGTCDECEPDEAPGAEEVCRECAFCYCRRHAEAHGQKFPSHHLTPYVHGAAQAWTAGAPGRGDAKEEAGAKVENERDLESEVGEESESEEDSESEEESETEEESEEESDEESEEDSEEEMEDEQESEAEEDNQEGESEAEGETEAESEFDPEIEMEAERVAKRKCPDHGLDLSTYCQEDKQLICVLCPVIGTHQGHQLSTLDEAFEELRSKDSGGLKAAMIELVERLKFKSSDPKAVKSKRMYTDYTEWLLCMMIIQVTRDQMKVFIQQEFKKVQKVIADEEQKALHLVDIQEAMATAHVTEILADIQSHMDRLMTQMAQAKEQLDTSNESAEPKAEGDEEGPSGASEEEDT
- the TRIM44 gene encoding tripartite motif-containing protein 44 isoform X2, which translates into the protein MASGGGAAFEELPHDGTCDECEPDEAPGAEEVCRECAFCYCRRHAEAHGQKFPSHHLTPYVHGAAQAWTAGAPGRGDAKEEAGAKVENERDLESEVGEESESEEDSESEEESETEEESEEESDEESEEDSEEEMEDEQESEAEEDNQEGESEAEGETEAESEFDPEIEMEAERVAKRKCPDHGLDLSTYCQEDKQLICVLCPVIGTHQGHQLSTLDEAFEELRSKDSGGLKAAMIELVERLKFKSSDPKVTRDQMKVFIQQEFKKVQKVIADEEQKALHLVDIQEAMATAHVTEILADIQSHMDRLMTQMAQAKEQLDTSNESAEPKAEGDEEGPSGASEEEDT